One Xyrauchen texanus isolate HMW12.3.18 chromosome 2, RBS_HiC_50CHRs, whole genome shotgun sequence genomic window carries:
- the LOC127660811 gene encoding zinc finger protein 883-like isoform X1, giving the protein MEYLLEAIEILTNPSGRQEHLIKLKEEEQNPSPSSPNVFGICVELNKDDEVKEASDMSAANKESFLHETRITHMVQDKFGVPEKESEIGKRKKRCSRMRAQIGVLSDRSRHHCFKCGQSFQTSVHFKRHQLVHSGVRSHVCPECSKSFVTSGELKVHLRVHTGEKPYHCSECGKSFAQTGSFSNHRKLHKNEKMHHCSECQKGFYQLSELQAHRRVHTGEKPYLCTQCWKGFTTAGALRVHVRTHTGEKPYECKECGKKFCQLGGLKVHQRVHSGERPYTCSVCEKRFKGHANLIAHQRIHTGEKTHRCTVCRKTFTDSRRLKEHEPPQSVETPFRCSVCSETFRAFCQMKEHQQCHRSEKRHQCSECGKAFTQLYLLKNHQRAHSDERPYSCTECGKSFRRTYDLKMHLNIHSEARPHHCSECGKSFRRAAELRLHQRVHTGEKPYPCSFCGMGFKQTSQLKVHERTHTGERPFPCPECGKTFKDKRSLLTHQRVHHK; this is encoded by the exons ATGGAGTATCTTCTGGAGGCAATCGAGATACTAACAAACCCATCTGGACGCCAAGAGCACT TGATTAAGTTAAAGGAAGAGGAGCAAAATCCAAGCCCATCTTCACCCAATGTGTTTGGTATTTGTGTGGAGTTGAATAAAGATGATGAAGTTAAGGAAGCCTCTGACATGTCTGCAGCCAACAAGGAATCATTCCTCCATGAAACAAGAATCACGCATATGGTACAGGACAAGTTTGGAGTCCCGGAGAAAG AATCTGAAATTGGTAAAAGGAAAAAGAGATGTTCAAGAATGAGAGCACAAATAGGAGTCCTGTCTGATAGGTCACGTcaccattgctttaaatgtggaCAAAGCTTCCAAACCTCAGTTCACTTTAAAAGACATCAACTTGTTCATTCAGGAGTAAGGTCTCATGTTTGCCCTGAATGCAGCAAGAGCTTCGTCACGTCCGGCGAACTTAAAGTGCATCTGCGTGTTCACACAGGAGAAAAACCGTATCACTGCTCTGAATGTGGTAAGAGTTTTGCTCAAACAGGATCCTTTTCTAATCACCGGAAActtcataaaaatgaaaaaatgcatcACTGCTCTGAGTGTCAAAAGGGTTTCTATCAACTTTCTGAACTACAGGCACACAGAAGGGTTCATACCGGAGAGAAACCTTACCTATGCACACAATGCTGGAAGGGTTTTACTACAGCTGGGGCATTGCGAGTTCATGTACGAACTCACACTGGTGAAAAACCTTATGAGTGCAAAGAGTGCGGGAAGAAATTctgtcagctgggaggactcaaGGTTCACCAACGTGTTCATTCAGGAGAGAGGCCTTACACATGCTCCGTATGTGAGAAGCGCTTcaagggacatgcaaatttgaTTGCACATCAACgcattcacactggagaaaaaacGCATAGATGCACTGTATGCAGAAAGACATTCACTGACAGCAGGAGACTAAAAGAGCATGAGCCACCTCAATCAGTAGAGACACCATTCCGGTGTAGCGTGTGTAGTGAAACTTTCAGAGCTTTCTGTCAAATGAAAGAACACCAGCAATGCCACAGAAGTGAGAAGCGCCATCAGTGCTCTGAGTGTGGAAAGGCCTTCACACAATTATATTTACTCAAGAATCACCAGCGTGCTCACTCGGATGAGAGGCCCTATTCTTGTACAGAATGTGGAAAGAGCTTTCGCCGGACATATGACCTGAAAATGCACCTGAATATCCACAGTGAAGCAAGACCTCATCATTGCTCTGAGTGTGGCAAGAGCTTCCGGAGGGCTGCAGAGCTTAGACTACATCAGAGAGTTCATACAGGAGAAAAGCCGTACCCTTGCTCCTTCTGCGGAATGGGCTTTAAACAGACGTCACAACTCAAAGTGCATGAGCGCACTCACACAGGAGAAAGGCCCTTCCCTTGCCCTGAGTGTGGGAAGACCTTTAAAGACAAGCGAAGTCTGTTAACACACCAGAGAGTGCaccacaaataa
- the LOC127660811 gene encoding zinc finger protein 284-like isoform X2, whose amino-acid sequence MEYLLEAIEILTNPSGRQEHLIKLKEEEQNPSPSSPNVFGICVELNKDDEVKEASDMSAANKESFLHETRITHMVQDKFGVPEKESEIGKRKKRCSRMRAQIGVLSDRSRHHCFKCGQSFQTSVHFKRHQLVHSGVRSHVCPECSKSFVTSGELKVHLRVHTGEKPYHCSECGTQKGSYRRETLPMHTMLEGFYYSWGIASSCTNSHW is encoded by the exons ATGGAGTATCTTCTGGAGGCAATCGAGATACTAACAAACCCATCTGGACGCCAAGAGCACT TGATTAAGTTAAAGGAAGAGGAGCAAAATCCAAGCCCATCTTCACCCAATGTGTTTGGTATTTGTGTGGAGTTGAATAAAGATGATGAAGTTAAGGAAGCCTCTGACATGTCTGCAGCCAACAAGGAATCATTCCTCCATGAAACAAGAATCACGCATATGGTACAGGACAAGTTTGGAGTCCCGGAGAAAG AATCTGAAATTGGTAAAAGGAAAAAGAGATGTTCAAGAATGAGAGCACAAATAGGAGTCCTGTCTGATAGGTCACGTcaccattgctttaaatgtggaCAAAGCTTCCAAACCTCAGTTCACTTTAAAAGACATCAACTTGTTCATTCAGGAGTAAGGTCTCATGTTTGCCCTGAATGCAGCAAGAGCTTCGTCACGTCCGGCGAACTTAAAGTGCATCTGCGTGTTCACACAGGAGAAAAACCGTATCACTGCTCTGAATGTG GCACACAGAAGGGTTCATACCGGAGAGAAACCTTACCTATGCACACAATGCTGGAAGGGTTTTACTACAGCTGGGGCATTGCGAGTTCATGTACGAACTCACACTGGTGA